ttttctttcttcgttttctttttatttatttcttttttattaaatgataactgtGTGTATTTATGGGGTTTAGTgtattgatttgatatacaatgtgaaatgcttacagtgaactgattaacatatccatcacaattataatcttttcttaatagttttgaaatgtaccattgcatcctgcatattaggtgaggtcccccccaataccctccctcctcccttcccctcccctctctcttctcttccctctcctttctggactatagttatgttttatcatttgtatgaatagTAGTACTATTCAATATATAAGTCCCTACATATTCATATAAGTCCCtacatagtagtattgaatacatcggatgctttgtttttccattcctgagatactttgctggaAGAatatttccagctccatccaggtaaacatgaaagatgtgcagccactgtctttttatggctgcatagtattccatggtgtacatataccacaatttgttaatccattcatgggttgatgggcacttggactgtttccatgtcctggcaattatgaattgggctgcaataaacattgcaAACGTCTTTGTTATCATGAGCTTTTGAGTGAAACACACCCACAGATCACTAATGTAACACCTTGGAAGATACTGAGTGTAAATAAATGTATGAACGAATGAATTCTTGGTTCCCCTCTCTCACCTTcttgacttccagcctccaagATTTCTTGACAATTTgctaagaaaatttaattttcatccCACTGCATCTGAAAACAGTGCCTAGAGATTCTGCCCACTTTCCCCGCCACTTTTCTTCAACAGTCTCCTCCATAATTTGGCCCGACTCTTGGCAGTTAGAATTTCAGGTGTAGATATTTCTGTGGAGAAATTTGGTAAAgtggaattaagaaaaaaaaaaaaagaaagaactagttCTTATCTTGTTTCCAATTCCAGACCTGATTAGATGAGATGTGTGGATTGCAGTGTAAACTGACGTGTGCTGCGTCTCACTCTAGGGTCTGTCCGGTAACTTTCCGCAGAGACTCGCCGTCAGCTCTATGGCCTGGGGGAATCGCTCTGCGCTGCCGGACCTCGCGCTCCTGGCTTACCCCTGCAGCCCGCGGCTGCGCGCGCTGTTCTTCCTTGCGGTCAGCCTGGTTTATACGTTTATCGTCTCCGGGAACGTCCTCATCATGGTGTCCGTTCGCACAGAAGCCCGTCTGCACACCCCCATGTACTGTTTCCTGGGCAGCCTCTCCGGGGTGGAGGTATGCTACACGGCGGTGGTGGTGCCCCACATCCTGGCCAGCACGCTGCAGTCGGGGAGGACCATCCCGCGCCTGGGCTGTGCCGTCCAGATGGTCTTCTTCATCGGACTCGGCAGCGCCGACTGCTTCCTCTTGGCCGCCATGGCCTACGACCGCTATGTCGCTATCTGCCATCCCTTGCAGTACCCTCTCATCGTGACCTCGGCTCTTTGCGTCCTCTTGGTCTTGGCCTCTGTGGTCATCGGTTTGTTGCTGTCCTTGCAACTGACAGCCTTCATCTTCTCTCTGCCCTTCTGCAGGTCTCGGGGTATCGAGCACTTCTTTTGTGACGTGCCGCCAGTCTTGCGTCTCGTCTGCGCCGACAGCCACATCCACAAACACTTGGTGCTGGTGGAGGCCACCCTGGCCATCGCGGTGCCTTTTTTCCTCATCGCTGCCTCCTACGCGCGCATAGTGGCCGCGGTGCTCAAGACGCGCTCCGCCGCCGGGCGCCGCCGGGCCTTCTCCACCTGCTCCGCGCACCTCGCCGTGGTGCTGCTGCAGTACGGCTGCTGTGCCTTCGTGTACCTGCGCCCCAACTCCAGCTATCACCCCAAGCGCGACCAGTTCATCTCACTGGTGTACACACTGGGAACCCCACTGCTCAACCCGCTCATCTACACCCTGAGGAACAGGGAGATGAAAGCGGCCATAGGGAGACTTCTGAGCAGGAATTGCCTGTCCCAGAACCTCCAGGACAGGGGAGGGTATCACCCATCAGACAGAAGTTCGGTTCCAGCCCTGTGAATGCCTGTGCAACTAGGATGTCTCGCAGTTGATGTGAAAAGGCATTTTTAACACGGTGTGCATTTTGCAGATTATGTTTACATGTGCCAAagactttaaaatgtttctaaaatttgactcagtaaatttttttctgagaaataaataaatatatatatatatgcaagtCAGCATCAAGTAATATAAAGTGATAAAGTATAAGACTGTATCCATGTACCTGCTGGAAAGAGATGGCTCATTCAATAGATTGAGCTAAAGTAATAGAGGGCCCATCTAGGGTGCCTGTGCATAAGGAAACCAGCAAGCCGCGGCCATGTCTCCCTGCTCCCTTATTAGATGTAGATATATTTAGCACTGACATACTAGCAATAGCAAGAAGGCATCATCACCCCTAGAACTAAAAGACAAAAAGGGGTGCAGTATTATCCGAGACCAGTTAGAACTAGATCTAAGAAGAGAAACTACAGGAAATGtggcttaagaaataaaaagcaactaTTGGCAGAACTATGGCCATGAAATGAGAGAACAGGAAGGTAAATAACTCAACCTCCCTCTGCTCAAAaccttccatctctccttctgTCTCCCCCTGGCCAGACCCAACTGGTAGCAAGAGGGCTGGGGAGTCCGGGTGCAATGAAGTCAATCTCTTGGGGTACATGGCAAGGAAGGCAAAGACTTTGAGAATTAGGAATACATAGAACATAACCAGAGCAAAGgctatttataatattattacatataaaaataaattaacaatccAGTTTCCTTATAGTAAAGTATTGTTTAAGCAATTATTGCatgaaaaaatattacttaacctcaattttatgttttcaaatactagttattaataatagctaacactgACTAATTGCTTACTGTGTACCAGAAACATAAATGTAgattatgatttataaatatttatatattctattaATCTTTAAAAGTCCCATGAAATAAGGCCATTGTCCCCATTTTTatacaaagggaagaaatttTCAAAGGACAGATCTGGAGAGTTGAGCCATTATCTGTAGTTAATTACGGATTAGGAAACCGGTCACAAGGAGCATAATTGGGCAATAATGAAAGAACATTCTCGGTGCCAGAGTAGAGGATGCTGACAGTGTGCCCAAGACTAGTGACTACATTACAGTCTAAATAGGAAACTAATGCTAATTACAAGATCCTGGATTTTGAGCCTGAATTATAACTTTTATCTCTGAAATTTGTTTTATAGCACCACATATGTGTTGTTGTGATATTCCATGTGCCTTTGAAAACAATGTATatcctcttaaaaataataaagattttcaattatatatgtatactttatctcaataaaaagtaattttaaaaaagaaaataacgtTTACTCATAGATACTGAATGAAATAGTTAGGTGACATTAGCTAGTAGTGGGTTCTAATCTTCACCTTCTCTACATATTTTTGTCCCCTTTGCTGTCAATTAATGATGGAAGTGGGTGGAAATCCACAACAATGAGTGCAGACTCATCAATCTCTCCCTTCAGTTCTGacaatttttgatttttgtattttgaagctctgttatTAGATGTAAACATATTTAGTCTTGTTATATCTCACTGATGAGTTACCCATTTTATCAttaagcaattcttttctttttgctggtAATATCCTTTGTCCAGAACTTTCAACATTTTAATTCCACTTACTGTACCTTCTGCTCTTAttagaacatattttatttatacattttatcatAGATTATTTTTGctataaatagtattttatttaaaagcagtttttacatttttaatgtaattttaagaatattttcactGGATATAAAAATCTAAGAATGCTCCCTTTAATCTTTGCAAAGATGTCATTCCACTGCCTTCTGGTTCCCATTGTACCAGATAAGAAATAACTTGTCTTCTTGGTTTGTTTTCCTCACttgaacataaaatattttctctttctctttaggTCTTAAGCATATCACTATGATGAAAGTAGGAGATAAAAAAGGAGCTGATTCACTATATTTAATAACATATCCCAAGGGCAAAATACATTCACCCTATCTCAACATCCCCAAAAGTCTCAGCCCATTATGGCATCAACTCTCACCTAAATATTGCCAGTTCAGAGTCTCACCTAAATGTCCCAAATCCCATCATCTAAACTGTCTAAATATAGATCGAGGTAAGACTCTGGGTATAAACTATTCTGGGGCAAAAATTCCTTTCCATCTGTGGACtttcaaaaccagaaaataaaatatctacttCCAAAATACAATGATGGAATCCAAATAGAATAATGGTTACAGATAGTCTcattccaaaagatagaaaatgaaatgggggaaaaaaggagtTATTAATCCCAAGAAATGTTGAAACTAAACAAGGAAAACTCTATTAGTTTTTAAGACCTGGAACTAATTGTCTGCAGCTCATGGTTTTGCCAACTGGGCCAAAGAATCCACCCTCCCTGATTTAAGGAGCCACTCTCCAAGTTCATGGCTCTGTCCTCAGAGTCTTCCTCCTACAAATGGTGGCATGTGTTTTCAGCTAAACAGTTTCATCAGCCCATATCCTACTTATATAATTTTAGGAGTCTGACAgccttatttcatttcttctctcctttgtACCTTTCAATGCAGGCTATCAAAGATTCTActgatattttctcaaaaatcttGTGAGTTTTCTATGTATGTCATAGGAATTTACTCCATTAGACCAGAGAGTCCTCCATGTATCTTTCCTGAATAATCTCATATTCTTGGCTTCTGCTGAGATCGTTAAAGAAATACACACACCTAATGTCTTCAAATAGTCTCTGTGAGAATGAATACTTTTTATCCTTCCAAAGTACTAGCATCTTTGGATTTCTCTGCAGAATACACTTTCCTAACAGTGTACCTCCTAATTTTAGCATCTTTTTCAGTTGAAACAGGCTGAGGATTTCCTGAATTATTAAAGGAGTTCATTATTGGTCTTCCAAAAATCTAAAATACAGCTGTCCTGGGCAAACCAGGATCATTAGTCATTGTACCTCCCCTCTTGGTGTAGACTTTGGCATCAGGTTAATGCTCAAGAGTTCATATGTAAGACTCATACTTTGGAATGCTCTGAGCTTTTGTTTATATCTTCCTGTCTCATAATGTCCTCCAACCCAGCCCTACTGTCTGGGAAGAATAAAAGTAGCTTCCATGCTCATTTACTTTCCTGgatttatgttttcctttcaagTACATCCTGGTAAGGAGCTGATATTTCCTCAGCTTTTGAGGGTTTTAAGATGATTTTTATGTctgttttaaaattctctgtTACCCATTATCTTAGATAGCATTTAACTTGCCAGTCACATATGTTCTTTTATCAATAGCATTCTAAAGACGGTAATTCCTTATtagttatataattatataagtgGTTACATGGAAGTTTACAGGCAATTTCCAATGGAATGACATGTGGCCCTGACCCAGATTACCTGAGTTTacatcctggctctgcctctccaTGTCTGTGTGACAGGAGAAAATCACTTAAATTCTGCATTTCCATTTTGTTTGTAATCCAATGGATattacaaattgtggtatatgtacaccatggaatattatgcagccttaaagaaagatggagactttacctctttcatgtttacatggatggagctggaacatattcctcttagtaaagtatctcaagaatggaagaaaaagtatccaatgtactcagccctactatgaaactgatttatggctttcacatgaaaggtataacccagttataacctaagaatatggggaaagggaggggagggacgggggagttgggcagagggagggggattggtgggattacacctgcggtgcatcttacaagggtatatgtgaaacttagtaaatgtggaatgtaaatgtcttagcacaataactaagaaaatgccaggaaggctatgttaagtagtgtgatgaaaatgtgtcaaacggtctatgaaactagtgtatggtgccccatgatcacattaatgtacacagctatgatttaataaaataaataaataaacataaaaaaaattaatttgcttttatcattctgaaatttttttcaaaggattaataaatttatttaatcttatCATAATACTTACAAACATGAgatacattattattactatcattatcattatttggGATATGttaagagggaagaaaggaagagaattgGCGAGAAGGTGTTGTACAGACAGGGTTATGAAAGGTGCCTCCAGGAACATGTATAAACCACtccctggaattttctg
This is a stretch of genomic DNA from Nycticebus coucang isolate mNycCou1 chromosome 14, mNycCou1.pri, whole genome shotgun sequence. It encodes these proteins:
- the LOC128564299 gene encoding olfactory receptor 10W1, with amino-acid sequence MLDGDLEHIQLRKEPCAVLKVMATKLGLSGNFPQRLAVSSMAWGNRSALPDLALLAYPCSPRLRALFFLAVSLVYTFIVSGNVLIMVSVRTEARLHTPMYCFLGSLSGVEVCYTAVVVPHILASTLQSGRTIPRLGCAVQMVFFIGLGSADCFLLAAMAYDRYVAICHPLQYPLIVTSALCVLLVLASVVIGLLLSLQLTAFIFSLPFCRSRGIEHFFCDVPPVLRLVCADSHIHKHLVLVEATLAIAVPFFLIAASYARIVAAVLKTRSAAGRRRAFSTCSAHLAVVLLQYGCCAFVYLRPNSSYHPKRDQFISLVYTLGTPLLNPLIYTLRNREMKAAIGRLLSRNCLSQNLQDRGGYHPSDRSSVPAL